GGTTGAGGAACGATTGTTCCGGATCGAGGCGCGCAACGAGATTTCCGATCTCGTTGCGCGCTACGCCCACGGCGCCGACCGCAAAAACCACCCTGCGATGATGCAGCCGCTCTTCCATGAGGAGGCCATCTGGTCGGCGGAAGGCTTTGCAACCTTTCACGGCGCTCCGGCGATCGCCGCCGGCCTGGCCGAGATTGCCGCCACGCAGGTGCTCTGGTCGATCCACTACATGATCGCGCCCTATATCGAGCTCGCAACAGACGCTCGGTCCGCGCGATGCCGTTGGTATCTCTGGGAGTTGTCCACGATGGCCGAGGGCGGTGGGCAGGAAGATCGCTGGCTGGGCGGCTGGTACGACAGCATCGCAAGATATGAGGATAATGTATGGAAATTTGCATCGGTGAAGCTGGATCTGCGTGTGCAGGGGGTGGCGACGCCGCCCTGGAGCCTCAGGAAGGCGTTCGATCAATGATCCGGTTGTGCGCGGTCGATGAACTGAACGAAGACGAGATCCTGCGGGCCGAACTGGACAACGGACACGGGATCGCGGTCTATCTGCTCGATGGCGAGATTTTCGCCACCGACGATCTGTGCACCCATGGCGAGGCATCGCTGGCGGAAGGGGAGATAGAGGACGGGAAGATCGTGTGCCCCTACCATCTGGGCAGCTTCGACATCCGTACCGGCGCGCCCTGCGCAGCGCCCTGTTCGATCGCGCTCAAGACCTACGCCGTCGAGATCGTCGACGGTGCGGTTCATATCGCGCTGTGACAGGCTTTCAGCCCTTCAGCTGCCTCAAAGTGGCTGAAGGGCGCTCGCCGAAGCGGTCGGCATAATCACGCGCAAATTTGCTCAGATGGCTGAAGCCGCAGGCGAGTGCGACATCCGTGACATTATGCCCTTCCTCAACGCCCTCCAGCAGCATCTTGCGGGCGAGCTCAAGACGGACATTCTTGAGATAGCCCATCGGCGTCACACCCCGGAAGCGCCGGAAGCCTGCGTGAAGCGAACGCGCGCTGATACCGGAAACCTCGATCATCTCGTCGAGCGAAATCGGTTCGCACGCATGACCGCGGATATATTCCTCCACGCGCCGGACATAATAGGGCGCAGGACCGGAAGGTGCGGCGTCAAACAGATCGGAATGATTGTGCGGCACGGCTGCCAGCAAAAGCCGCTTCAGTGTGTCTTCCACAGATCCGCTTGCCCGCGGATGGGTGTAGCCCGCAATTCCGTAGTCAATATCGTCACAGATCGTGCGGACGAGGTGGGCGAATGCCTGCGCTGCGCCGACCAGCGGTACGGGCCGCGTCGAAAACACCAGCTCTTCAGGATTGCCCCCCAGTTCCTGCGTCAATATGCGCTCAAGATCGGCTTTCGGGATTTTGATGGTGAAATGCTTGTAGCCTGCCTCGAATGTCTGGCTGAAATGGGCATTGGGAGCGAGCACGCACATCTGGCCCGGCGCCAGGCTGAAGCTGTCATGATCATGCCTGATGAATGACGTTCCGTTTAACGAGAATTGCACAAGGTAATTCTGTCCCATTTGGGGCACGTCGATGGAAATATGGCCAAACGGGTTGCCGTAATCCTGCGCGTTGAACGTCAGGGCCCTAAGCTGCGCCTGGTTATGGCGAAAGTCGATGGGAGGGCTGCCGCCCCGAACGGCCAGCCGGTGCGGGCAAAACATCCGGCTCATATGCGCTTCGACTTCGCCAGCGTCGGTGCTGCTGAACCTGTTCCATTGGATCAGGGGAAGAGCTTCCCCGCTCCAGAAACGGCTGGGCGCGGGAATATCCGTCAGCATGCCGGTTTCCGGCGATCATCTGTGCTGGCGGGGTTTATGGGAGGTAGGACCGAAACTGAAACATGCGCCATTGGGCACGCTCTGTCGTGCCTGTTCAAAGCCATCGCTGTCATGCAACAGATCATGTCGCTATCTCCTCGTGCCTTTCGCAAGGACGCTCTCTTTTTCTGCCTTGGTCAAGCGGTGGCTTGAAGAATGTCGCATATGCGGGGCAAGGATTGCGAAAACGGGATAGTGGCCGCGAAATTTTAAGCCCAGATTCAATGCCAGCACGTCGAAATGGCGAAACCTGCCTCGGGTAGCTGACCAGTGCCGCAAGCCGGCTGGCCGCGCCGACAGGATCTGGGAGAATCGAATTGAACGAACGAATCGCTGCGGACGTCCTTGTGATCGGTGGTGGCCATGCGGGTGCCCATCTGGCCATTTCGCTCCGGCAGAAGGACTTTTCGGGAACGATCACAATCGTGAGCGATGAGCCCACATTGCCTTATGACCGGCC
This window of the Sphingobium sp. EM0848 genome carries:
- a CDS encoding nuclear transport factor 2 family protein — protein: MNETVPLSVEERLFRIEARNEISDLVARYAHGADRKNHPAMMQPLFHEEAIWSAEGFATFHGAPAIAAGLAEIAATQVLWSIHYMIAPYIELATDARSARCRWYLWELSTMAEGGGQEDRWLGGWYDSIARYEDNVWKFASVKLDLRVQGVATPPWSLRKAFDQ
- a CDS encoding non-heme iron oxygenase ferredoxin subunit, which produces MIRLCAVDELNEDEILRAELDNGHGIAVYLLDGEIFATDDLCTHGEASLAEGEIEDGKIVCPYHLGSFDIRTGAPCAAPCSIALKTYAVEIVDGAVHIAL
- a CDS encoding AraC family transcriptional regulator, which encodes MLTDIPAPSRFWSGEALPLIQWNRFSSTDAGEVEAHMSRMFCPHRLAVRGGSPPIDFRHNQAQLRALTFNAQDYGNPFGHISIDVPQMGQNYLVQFSLNGTSFIRHDHDSFSLAPGQMCVLAPNAHFSQTFEAGYKHFTIKIPKADLERILTQELGGNPEELVFSTRPVPLVGAAQAFAHLVRTICDDIDYGIAGYTHPRASGSVEDTLKRLLLAAVPHNHSDLFDAAPSGPAPYYVRRVEEYIRGHACEPISLDEMIEVSGISARSLHAGFRRFRGVTPMGYLKNVRLELARKMLLEGVEEGHNVTDVALACGFSHLSKFARDYADRFGERPSATLRQLKG